Proteins co-encoded in one Kutzneria chonburiensis genomic window:
- a CDS encoding exodeoxyribonuclease III, translating into MLTVSTINVNGLRAAAKKGFVEWLAATEADVVCLQETRAELDQLSDELREPAGWHTVLAESELKGRAGVALLSRTAPEAVRVGFGSAEFDRSGRYVEFELADVVVASLYLPSGDAGTPKQDEKYRFLDAFFAHLVELKAKAEADGREVLVCGDWNIAHRPEDLKSWKTNQKSAGFLPEERAWLDRLYAAGYVDVVRSLNPDVAGPYSWWSYRGKAFDNDSGWRIDLHVATEGLATKAVSAVTERAATYAERWSDHAPVTVAYDL; encoded by the coding sequence GTGCTGACCGTCTCCACGATCAACGTCAATGGCCTGCGCGCCGCCGCCAAGAAGGGCTTCGTCGAGTGGCTCGCGGCCACCGAGGCGGACGTGGTGTGCCTCCAGGAGACGCGGGCCGAGCTGGACCAGCTGTCCGACGAGCTGCGTGAGCCGGCCGGCTGGCACACCGTGCTGGCCGAGTCCGAGCTCAAGGGCCGGGCCGGCGTGGCCCTGCTGTCCCGGACCGCGCCGGAGGCCGTCCGGGTCGGCTTCGGCTCGGCCGAGTTCGACCGCAGCGGCCGCTACGTCGAGTTCGAGCTGGCCGACGTGGTGGTGGCCAGCCTCTACCTGCCGTCCGGCGACGCCGGCACGCCCAAACAGGACGAGAAGTACCGCTTCCTCGACGCCTTCTTCGCCCATCTCGTCGAGCTGAAGGCCAAGGCCGAGGCCGACGGCCGTGAGGTGCTGGTCTGCGGCGACTGGAACATCGCGCACCGGCCCGAGGACCTGAAGTCCTGGAAGACCAACCAGAAGTCGGCCGGCTTCCTGCCCGAGGAGCGGGCCTGGCTGGACCGCCTCTACGCCGCCGGCTACGTCGACGTCGTGCGCTCGCTGAACCCGGACGTCGCCGGCCCGTACAGCTGGTGGTCCTACCGCGGCAAGGCGTTCGACAACGACTCCGGCTGGCGCATCGACCTGCACGTGGCCACCGAGGGGCTGGCGACCAAGGCCGTCTCCGCGGTCACCGAACGGGCCGCGACCTACGCCGAGCGCTGGTCCGACCACGCCCCCGTGACCGT